Genomic segment of bacterium:
CGGGACCGGCTATTTTGGTTGTAGGAACGAGGACGGAGGCTTCGACTCGGACAAATTCGTTGTGAACGCCCAGCGCGACGAAGTCAAGATGATCGAGATCAAGGTCTCCCAGGGCGCCAAGCCCGGCCACGGCGGCATCCTTCCGGCGGCGAAGATCACGCCGGAGGTCGCCGAGATCCGCGGCGTAGGCATGGACAAGGACGTGATCTCCCCGCCCGGTCATTCGGCGTTCTCCACGCCGAAGGAGATGCTGGCCTTCGTGACCCGTTTGCGGGAGCTCTCCGGCGGCAAGCCCGTCGGGTTCAAGATCTGTGTGGGGAAGCGGCGGGAGTTCCTGGCCGTCTGTCGCGCGATGCTCGAGACCGGGATGGTGCCCGATTTCATCACCGTCGACGGCGGTGAAGGCGGTACGGGCGCCGCGCCCTTCGAGTTCTCGAACCGCCTCGGCTGTCCCCTGGTCGAAGGACTCACCTTCGTGCACAACGCGCTCGTCGGGATCGGGCTGCGGGACCAGGTGAAGATCATCGCCACCGGCAAGGTCGCCAGCGGCTTCGGGATCGTCCGGCTCCTCGCTCTCGGCGCCGACCTCTGTTATTCGGCACGCGCCATGATGATGTCGATGGGCTGCATCCAGGCGCGCAAGTGCAACAGCAACGAGTGCCCGGTCGGAATCGCGACGACGAAGAAGTCCCTGACCAAGGGGCTCGTCGTCAAGGAGAAGTACAAGCGCGTCGCGCGTTACCACGAGGAGACGATCGAAGCCGCGGTCCATCTGATGGGTGCGGCGGGGATCTCCGATCCCGACGAGCTTCGCCCCTGGCACATCATGCGGCGCATCTCGGAGACCGAGTCCCACCACTACGGCGAGATCATGGAGTTCCTGGAGCCGGGCGCACTCCTCCAGGACGACCTTCCGGCCAGCTTCGCGCGGGCCTGGGAGGCGAGCTCAGCGGAGACCTTTGCCCACGTCGAGGACCACGCGGCGGCGGGCAACGGCGCGTCTGCCCACTAGGCCAGGCCTCGACGTCGGAGACCGGAAACGAAGACGCCGGCGAGTCGCTTTAGCGACCGCCGGCGTCTTCGTTCTCCGGGAGTGCCCGCTAGAGCAGCGGGTCGAGCAGCAGCTCCGTCCGGTCGTGCTCGATCACGCCCCAGTCGCCCATCTCGTCGGCGCCCAGCTCGCGCTCGACGACGCGCAGCTTGCCGTCGTTGAACTCGAAGCGGGTCCACATCCCGCCGTGGTCGGACTCGAACTCGAGGTAGCTGCCCGGCTCGACGTAGGGCGCGAGCGGGTCGAAGAAGCGGGCGATCGCGCGAGCGGGCAGCTCGTCCATCATGCCCTCGCGGCCGCAGCCGGAGACGCCGCCTTCCGGCATCTCCTGGACGACGAGGTGCTCGCCGAGGCCGGTCAGGGCACGGACCATGCCGGCGAAGGTCGTGGCCGCGGAGAAGTCGCGGTAGGCCGCGGGGCGTTCGTTGATGCCCCGCGAGAGGAAGGCCTGCTCGTTGGGGAAGGCGGCCTTGACGGCCGCGATGCCGGCGCGCTCACCGGCGGCGCTCATGCGGAAATGCGCTTTCTCGATCCAGACGGCGGTACCCATGGAGTGTCTCCGTGCGAGCTCCGGTGCGAGTCCGGAGGGGGCTTTGCGATCGACGGACGCTGCGGAATGCAGGGCTGGCTGGCCGACCGTTCCTCATCGCGTCGGAATTCCGACCTGTTGCCTTGAGCCCTCCACTCGTCTTCCGTGTCCGATCGCCCCGAGTGCTTCGGCCGACTACGCTTGCTGCGTGTGGGCGACGCGGAGCTGCGCATCGATTGCGCTTCGCTGCCGAACGCCTGCCTGTGTCGGCGACGAAGCTGGACGTCTTCGTACGACCGACCTTCCTTTCCAGGCGGAGGCGCACGATGAGAGTGGAACTCGACGAAGAACGACGCAGGGCCCTGCCGGAGGCTTGGGAGCGCGCTTTCGCCTGGGCCGAGAAACGACTCGGAGGCCGGGTCGTCGCGTGGGAATCCCAGCCGCGATGGCGCCCCGCCTGCTTCTTCGAGCTCGAGAAGGACGGCGAGATCCTTCCCCTCTATTGGCGCGGCGCGCGCGGCGAGTTCCATACGAGCACGAAGCCCCTCGTCCGGGAAGGCGCCGTCATCGACGTGTTCGAGCGCCACGGAGTTCCCGTGCCGCATTCCTACGGCGTCTGCGAGGACCCGCCGGGCTTGCTGCTCGAGAAGATCCCGGGTCGCATCAGTCTCGACCGCGCCAACGACGAGGTCCATCGCGCGAAGGTCCTCGATGAATACCTCGGCGCCCTCGCGAAGATCCACGCGATTCCGATCGAGGAGTTCGAGGCGATCGGATATCGCCGGCCGGCGGACGGCGAGACGAGCTGCATGGGGGAGACGCTGGGCTTCGAGCGGAGCTATCGCGCGGGGAAGACGGCCCCGGATCCGATGATCGAGTTCCAGCTCGCCTGGTGCAAACGAAACGTGCCGAGGGATCGCGACGCGCTGTCGTTCCTCGTTTGCGACTCGGGTCAGTTCATGTTCGACGACGCGGGGCTCACGGGGCTGCTCGACTTCGAGCTGGGCTACATCGGCGACTACGCCGCGGACCTCGCCGGCTTCCGGACCCGCGACCTGACGGAGCCCTTCGTGACGCCGCTCGGCGACGTGATGCGCCGCTACGGCGAGCTCAGCGGACGCGAAGTCGACCTGCGCGTCGTCGACTTCCACACGGTCCGCTTCGCCCTCCTCAATCCGTTGTCGGTCGCCCACCAGGTCACGAATCCGGTTCCGAGCGCCAACTACGTCCAGTATCTCGGGTGGTACGTCTGCTACGGGCGCTGCGGGCTCGAAGTGATGGCGGACATGACCGGGACCGAGCTCGACCCGCCGTCCCTCCCCGACGAGCGGCCGTCACGGAGGAGCGCCGCGATCGGGCAGCTGATCGACCTCCTCGATCCGGAGGCGGCCGGCGACGACGGGGAGGCCGCCTACGAGCGGGACCGGATGCAACGCAGTGCGGTCTATCTCGACCGCTCGGATCGCTACGGCGCGGCCCTCGAGTCCGACGACCTCGACGACGCGGCCGAGCTGCTCGGCCGTCGACCGTCGACCTGGCAGGAGGCGGACGCCGACCTCGAGGCGCTCGTCCTCGAGTCCGGGCCCGAGCGGGACGCCGAGTTCATGCGGTTCTTCCATCGCCGGCTCGCGCGGGAGGAGTCACTTCTGCACCCGGTGCTCCGGGAGCAGCAGGACGCGAAGTTGCCGCCGCTTCGGTAGCGATCTCTTCCGAGCCGCTAGAGCCCTGCCATCCCGAGGTCGAGGTTCGCGCTCGTGATGCCGCCGTGGATCGACAGGACGGAGCCGGTCACGAAGGCGCTCGCCGGGGACGCCAGGTAGAGCGCGCCGAGCGCCATGTCCTCGGGCTCGCCGAGTCGCTTGAGGGGCGTCGCTTCGACCATCGCGTTGTGGACCGCGTCGTTGGTCAGCACGGTCTCGAGCGCCGAGGTCGCCGTCGAGCCTACGGCGATCGCGTTCACCCGGATCTTCGGCGCGAGATCCTCGGCGAGGAGCTTCGTGAAGTGGGTCATCGCGCCCTTCGCCGTGCCGTAGGCGGTGAAGCCCTTGCCGGTCATCTGGCCGATCGACGACGAGATGTTCACGATCGATCCGCCGCGCTCCTGCATGTGCGGGACCGCCGCCTTCGTCAGCGCGAACGCGGTCGTCACGTTGAAGTGGAACGCGCCTTCGAAATCCTTCTCCGAAGTCGACATGAAGTCCTTCGGCATCGAACCGCCCACGTTGTTGATCACGATGTCGATCCGACCGAACTCGTCCACCGCTCTCAGGGCGAAGGCTTCGAGGTTCTCGGTCTTCGCGGCGTTGGTCGGGACGACCAGCGCCTTCCGGCCGAGCTTGCGGACTTCCTCGGCGACCGCTTCGAGCTGGTCTTCGCTCCGGGCGGCGAGGGCCACGTCGGCGCCGTTCTCGGCGAGGGCGAGGGCGGTGGCGCGGCCGATGCCGCGACCGGCGCCGGTCACGAGGGCAACTTTGTCGTCGATTCGAAAGCGGTCGAGGATGGACATGCGGCCAGTCTAGCCCCTCGAACGGGGTGCGCCGGGCCCGATCGCCGGGCCCGCGATCCGGGTTCCCTGGCTAGACTGGTCGACCCCGCGCAGGCGAGCGCCGGAGACGAAGGAGAGAACGATGCAGGATTTCCAGGGCAAGGTCGCGGTCGTGACCGGCGCGGCGAGCGGGATCGGGCTCGGTGTGACCGAGCGCTTCGTCGAAGAGGGGATGAAGGTCGTGATGGCCGATGTCGAGAAGGGAAGCCTCGATCGCGAGGTCGCCCGTCTCTCAGAGGCCGGTGGCGACGTCCTCGGCGTGATCTGCGACGTGCGCGATCCGCAGTCGGTGCAGGATCTGGCGGACCGGACCCTCGAACACTACGGCGCGGTCCACGTGGTCTTCAACAACGCGGGGGTCGCGCCGGGTGGACCGATGCTCGAGACGACACCCGAGGACTGGAAGTGGATCGTCGACGTGAACGTCCTCGGCGTGGCCTACGGCGTGACGACCTTCGGTCCGATCATGAAGGAAGCCGGCGAGGGGCACATCATCAACACGGCGAGCGAAGCGGGTCACGTCTCGAGCGCCGTGCTCGGCATGTACACGGCGACCAAGCACGCGGTCGTCGGACTCTCGGAGTCCCTCTATCGCGAGCTCGAGGGGACCGGCGTCTCCGTCCACTGTCTCTGTCCGAATCTCGTGAACACCGGGATCTTCCACTCCGAGCGCAACCGGGACGACGGCGCCGAGATGACCGCGGCACAGACGGCGACGATGGCGCCGCTCCGCGAAGCGATCACCGAGATGGGGATCACGCCGGCGCAGGTCGCGGGGGACATCGTCGAGGCGATGAAGCAGGACAAGTTCTGGATCTTCACCCACGACATCACGAAGCAGGGACTGAAGGTCCGCTACGAGGACATCGCGGCGGACCGCAACCCGACCAACCCCTACGCGAGCGTCGAAGGTCTCGAGGAGATCACGAAGCTTTCCTGAGCCTCTCTCAGCCGTCGGGAGTCGGCCCCGGATCCGGCATCATCGGCCAGAGAGGCGGCGGAGTCGTCGTCACCGGCTCCGGTCGCTCCTCGACCACGCGGAAGACGGCCTCCGGATCGAGCTCGTTGGCCCGCATCCAGGCCGCGTTCCGGTCGTCGGCCTCGACGATGGCGCGGGCGATCCGATCCTCGGCGGAACGCGGTCGCTCGACCCGGTCGCCGATCTTCCGGTCCCACTCGAGGCGCGTCCCGTCCCCGGCGAGGGGCACCGCGCGCCAGCCCGCTCCGCGCTCGCCGTCGCCTCGCGTCCCGTCCGCGTACGTCGTCGGGCTCGGCGGTTCGAGCCGTCCCTGGGTGGCGGCATAGAAGAAGCGCTGAGCGAAGCCCCGAGTGACCGCGCCGGGCTCGAGCTCGAGCGTAGGGGTTTCGTCGAGGGTGAGGTCGAGCGTGATCCCGCCCGTGTCGATCCCCGTGAAGGCGAGGGCGCGCTCGATCGCGCGGCCCGGGTGGGGTCGGACGTCGATCACGTGGTCGACTTCCCCGTCATCGAGCACTTCGAGATGGAGGAAGCTCGCGTCGAGACCGAGCGATTCGGCGACGCGCTGGCCCAGCGCCTCGCTGACGGCCCAGCGCGGATCCTCGTCCGCCCGTCGACCCCGACCGGGCGAGCCCCAGGCGGTTCCGGTCGGGAGCGTGCCGCGCAGGTTCCGAACGGAGAACGCGCGACCCAGGTGGAGGAGCCGGAAGCGACCCGCGTGGACGAAGCCGTCGACCGAATGTGCTTCGCCGGCAACGAAGGCTTCCGCGCGGACCAGGTCGGAGTCGGAGACGAGCCGGGCTTCGTCGAAGAGCTCGCGGTTGCGGGGATCGCCGATGCGCACACGGGCGACGCCGGCGGGCCCGCGGCTTCCGGTGGCGGGCTTGAGGAGCGCGGAGGGGTGGACGCCGAGGAAGCGGTCGAGCTCCTGCGGCGAATCGAGGATCGCGACGGTCGGTGTCGCGATGCCCGCGTCGACGAGACTCTTCTTCCAGGCGGAGCGCATCAGCAGGAGCTCGGTCTGCTGGATGCCCGGGCCGGAGAGCCCGTGTGCGTCGCGGATCCTGGCGACGGTCCGGAGCGCTTCGGCCGACTGCAGGCTCGTTCCGCAACCGACGATGCTCTCGCTCCGGGCGAGGGCGCGGAGGTCGGCTCGGATCGCCTCGCTCGCGCTTGCCGATCGCGTCATCAGCCGCGTCGCGAATCGGGCCGCCGGCGCGTCGGGGTCCCGGTCGTACACGAGTATGTCGAGACCGCGGGCGCGAACTGCCTCGAGGACGGAAATCGCGCTGGGATCGGCACCGATCTGGATCCACCAGCCGGTCACAGGCTTCGAAGTCGCCATCGCCGCTCTCACCGTCGCGTTCGGCCAGGGAGGGCAGACCCCGCGACCGGATCCTGCCGGATCCGAAGCCCATAGAATAGGTCGGGCTGCTGTCTCGACACCCGGGGCGGCACACCATTTCGACTGGACCGGATGCGCACGTCGCGGCTCCGGGGTTTCCCCGTCCGGCGACCGGGCGGAAGCCCGAGTGTTAAGCTCTCGGCACACACACCGTCGGAGGCATCGTCATTGGACTTCCTGAACCCCTTCCGTCCCCAGCTCTACGCGATCCTCCGGATCGTCACCGGCTTCCTCTTCCTCTGGCACGGCAGCCAGAAGCTCTTCGGCTGGCCCGGGGGTGCGCCCGAAGGCGCGCCGGCCTTCATCATCTACGTGGCCGGCCCCATCGAGCTGCTCGGCGGACTGCTCCTGATCGCCGGTTTCCTCGTCCGGCCCGCGGCTTTCCTGTGCAGTGGATTGATGGCCTTCGCCTACTGGCTGGGCCACGGGACGAATGCCGTCCTTCCGCTCATGAACGGCGGTGAGCTCTCCATGCTCTACTGCTTCCTCTTCCTGTTCATCGCCGCCGAAGGCGCCGGCATCTGGTCCGTCGACGGCACCCGGAACGCGGCGTGACGAAGCTCGAGGTCGTGGGCGGCACGCCGACCGGCCGAGAAGCCCGGCTGCAGCGCGCGATCGCGGGCCTCGCCGCGGAGCCTCCGAGTGCCGAGGAGGCGAAGCGCCGTCCGGCTCGCCCCGGCTTCACGGAGAACCTCGTCTTCGAGTTCGACGAGGCCTACACCGCCTTCGTCGAAGGCTTCGAGACCCTGCCGAGCGAGGAGCAGCTCCTCGCGCTCCAGGCCGTCGACACCCACGTCTCGGCGATGGTTGGTGCGAAGGACGCCTCGCTCTGGACGGAGCGCGCGCGGCGCGAGGACGCGCCGTGGGTCGAGGTTCGCGTTCTCGCTGCGCACGTCATGCACGTCTTCGCCTGGACCAGCCACTGATCCGAGGGGACGCCTCGCGGCCCGAACCCCTGCCGCCCGGGCGATGTCCTAGAGTCTGGAAAGCCGCTCGGCGGCAAAGGAGCGACCCGTGCCCACCGGACTCGAGAGCGTCGAGATCATCGGCTGCCTGGCCCCGCAGGCCGGGAGCTGGCTGCACGCGCTCGCGCTGGTGGGCTTCGTCTTCGCGACCCGGGCGGTGTGCAGCGAACGGGCGCGGGTCCGCAGCCGCTAGTCCTTCGCGTCGAGCGCCGCCTCGACCGTGAGCGCATCGCGCAGCGCGCCCACGTCGTGGGTCCGGAGATAGTCCGCACCGGCGCGCGCCGCATGGAGCTCCGCGGCGAGGGTCGCCGCGCCGACCGAGTCGACGTCGCGTCCCGTGATCGCGCGCAGGAACGACTTGCGCGAGACCGAGATGAAGACGGGCCTTCCGAAGCGCGCGCGCAGCCGCGGGATCGCCTGGAGGACGGCGACCGACGAGCGCGGGTCGCTCCCCAGGAAGAAGCCCATCCCGGGATCGACGATCAGTCGCGCCTCGTCGACGCCCGCGCGGACCAGCTCCTCCAGACGCCGATCGAAGAAGCGATCGATCGAATCGAGGACCTGCTCCGGGGTCGCGGCTTTCCGCGTCGCGCGCTCTTCCCCCAGCAGGGAATGGACGACGACGACGAGGGCGGCGCTCGCCCCCACCCGCTCCCGGGTCGCCTCGTCCGGGAAGCCGCGCACGTCGTTGACCATTCCGACGCCTCGGTCGAGGGCCCAGTCGAGCACCTCCGGCCGAGTCGCATCGACCGAGAGCGGGAGCGGACCGGACGCCAGCGCGGCGACGACGGGCTCGAGTCGGCGGATCTGTTCCAGGGGAGGCACGAGGCCCGCGTCCGGGTTGCTGGAGGCCGGTCCGAGCTCGATCCAGTCGGCGCCGTCGTCGGCGAGGGCGCGCGCGTGGGCGATCGCAGCGTCCGCCTCGAGGTAACGGCCGCCGTCCGAGAAGGAGTCCTCGGTGATGTTCACGATCGCTACGAGAGAAGGACGGTTCGACACGACGGCTTTCTAGCACTTCGACCGTGCAATCGGCGGAACGGAGCCGGCGTCAGGTTTTACACCCCTTTTACGCAAGCCGCCGTCTCCGTCGTTTTCCCTGGAAGGGGTGTCGGCTAAACAGGCAGGACTCGAATTCGGCGTCCAGGCGGGTCGAACACTCCCGATCGGACGCCGACCGGCCGATACACAGGTCGGTTCGAGCGCCCCCCAATCACGCACGCGAGCCCGACGACGGTGCTGCGCTCCTCCCGGAAGCGCGAGCGGGACGGTCGGGATCGCGACGAGGACGGACGACCACGATGGCAGCAGCGATCGAGCCCGGAACGCCGGTGACGACGGAAGACACGCCGAAGCCGGCGACCCGCGGGCGGGCGGCGGCGAAACCGGCCGCCAAGGGCAAGTACCTGCGCTACACGGCGGACCGCCGGCCCGTCGCGGTCACTCTGGCCCTGCTCTCGCTCCACTTCGTCGCCTTCTTCGTGGCGCCGACCTGGCTGGCGGTGGCGCTCGTCGTTCCCTTCTCGATCGCGAGCTTCTTCATCGCGCCGCTGAACCACCACCACCAGCACTTCAACTCGTTCCACTCGCCGATCCTGAACCGCATCTACGAGGTCGCGCTCTCGCTCCAGACCGGCCTGTCCCCC
This window contains:
- a CDS encoding FMN-binding glutamate synthase family protein; translation: MGAILITLNVSVLAALALLGLQWPPAFFAFLIVGPLSVLSLWGISSGDVSARTIFVSTAAISIGGIASLGYFWPSAWYGFALVAPIVTLGVVDMVQTKRAIRRNFPVIGHARYLFEGIRPEIQQYFVENDHEGKPFNREERSIIYQRSKGALDTLPFGTQLDVYEPGYEWINHSMVPVHPKEIEPRVVIGQGRCDKPYSASIFNISAMSFGSLSANAIQSLNRGALEGGFAHNTGEGSISPHHLQGGDLIWQIGTGYFGCRNEDGGFDSDKFVVNAQRDEVKMIEIKVSQGAKPGHGGILPAAKITPEVAEIRGVGMDKDVISPPGHSAFSTPKEMLAFVTRLRELSGGKPVGFKICVGKRREFLAVCRAMLETGMVPDFITVDGGEGGTGAAPFEFSNRLGCPLVEGLTFVHNALVGIGLRDQVKIIATGKVASGFGIVRLLALGADLCYSARAMMMSMGCIQARKCNSNECPVGIATTKKSLTKGLVVKEKYKRVARYHEETIEAAVHLMGAAGISDPDELRPWHIMRRISETESHHYGEIMEFLEPGALLQDDLPASFARAWEASSAETFAHVEDHAAAGNGASAH
- a CDS encoding phosphotransferase; translation: MRVELDEERRRALPEAWERAFAWAEKRLGGRVVAWESQPRWRPACFFELEKDGEILPLYWRGARGEFHTSTKPLVREGAVIDVFERHGVPVPHSYGVCEDPPGLLLEKIPGRISLDRANDEVHRAKVLDEYLGALAKIHAIPIEEFEAIGYRRPADGETSCMGETLGFERSYRAGKTAPDPMIEFQLAWCKRNVPRDRDALSFLVCDSGQFMFDDAGLTGLLDFELGYIGDYAADLAGFRTRDLTEPFVTPLGDVMRRYGELSGREVDLRVVDFHTVRFALLNPLSVAHQVTNPVPSANYVQYLGWYVCYGRCGLEVMADMTGTELDPPSLPDERPSRRSAAIGQLIDLLDPEAAGDDGEAAYERDRMQRSAVYLDRSDRYGAALESDDLDDAAELLGRRPSTWQEADADLEALVLESGPERDAEFMRFFHRRLAREESLLHPVLREQQDAKLPPLR
- a CDS encoding SDR family oxidoreductase, giving the protein MSILDRFRIDDKVALVTGAGRGIGRATALALAENGADVALAARSEDQLEAVAEEVRKLGRKALVVPTNAAKTENLEAFALRAVDEFGRIDIVINNVGGSMPKDFMSTSEKDFEGAFHFNVTTAFALTKAAVPHMQERGGSIVNISSSIGQMTGKGFTAYGTAKGAMTHFTKLLAEDLAPKIRVNAIAVGSTATSALETVLTNDAVHNAMVEATPLKRLGEPEDMALGALYLASPASAFVTGSVLSIHGGITSANLDLGMAGL
- a CDS encoding SDR family NAD(P)-dependent oxidoreductase, giving the protein MQDFQGKVAVVTGAASGIGLGVTERFVEEGMKVVMADVEKGSLDREVARLSEAGGDVLGVICDVRDPQSVQDLADRTLEHYGAVHVVFNNAGVAPGGPMLETTPEDWKWIVDVNVLGVAYGVTTFGPIMKEAGEGHIINTASEAGHVSSAVLGMYTATKHAVVGLSESLYRELEGTGVSVHCLCPNLVNTGIFHSERNRDDGAEMTAAQTATMAPLREAITEMGITPAQVAGDIVEAMKQDKFWIFTHDITKQGLKVRYEDIAADRNPTNPYASVEGLEEITKLS
- a CDS encoding DoxX family protein encodes the protein MDFLNPFRPQLYAILRIVTGFLFLWHGSQKLFGWPGGAPEGAPAFIIYVAGPIELLGGLLLIAGFLVRPAAFLCSGLMAFAYWLGHGTNAVLPLMNGGELSMLYCFLFLFIAAEGAGIWSVDGTRNAA
- the folP gene encoding dihydropteroate synthase produces the protein MSNRPSLVAIVNITEDSFSDGGRYLEADAAIAHARALADDGADWIELGPASSNPDAGLVPPLEQIRRLEPVVAALASGPLPLSVDATRPEVLDWALDRGVGMVNDVRGFPDEATRERVGASAALVVVVHSLLGEERATRKAATPEQVLDSIDRFFDRRLEELVRAGVDEARLIVDPGMGFFLGSDPRSSVAVLQAIPRLRARFGRPVFISVSRKSFLRAITGRDVDSVGAATLAAELHAARAGADYLRTHDVGALRDALTVEAALDAKD